The DNA segment AGGGCACCCGGGAATCATAACCGTTCCGGTTATCCCCGTCACGGGGCAGGCGGCCTGAGAAGTTCCGTTGCGGATGCAACTCCTTTCAGCCCCTCCCTGAGAAAGAGAATCCCGAAGACCGATTCGACCAGCGTCCCCTTGACGTGGTCGACCTTCCGTGTGCTTCGCGGGGTGTCGGGGTCGAAGTGGATCCGGTGCTCATACAGCCCCCAGCGATCGCAGAGCCGGGCGAGGTTCGAGTTCCGGTCGTATGCCTTCCGGTTCCCGGTCAGGACTCCGGCTTTCGCGATATCGGGATCCCAGATTGCCGGAAGAAGACCGATCTTTAGAGCGGCGTCACCGATCCACGCGAGCGCCCCCGCCACTTCGTGGAGCCCCGCGAGTTCCCGCAGGTTCGCATCGGTGAGGGTGCACCAGCAGCCGCTCTGAGCGTGCTCCGCTATCTCGTCGAAGAGGTTGCGGGTGCTCGGGCGGAACATGGCAATGACGAACTGCTCGCGATCCCCGAGCGGGTAGCCGAGATCCGCCTCGACCTCCGGCTGCACCGTCCCCGAGATCACGGCTGCCTTCGCGAAGATCGTCTCGATGTCCAGGACCCAGCGCCGGAACTTTTCGGCGTCTCCCATAGAGAGCGCCGGGGTCTCCCGCACGAAGTCGTCCCTGAGCGTTGTGAGCCGCCCCTCGATTCCCGGCAGGTCCCACGTAAGCGAGCGGTGCATCCCACTGCCCGTCACTCCCGTGGGGCATGAGCCTTTCGGAGACCGCCGTGAATGATGACGTCTGCAATGCCGCGGCCCCCGAGGAGACGCATCGTCCGCTCGAGGAGGAAGTCCGAGCCGAGAATCCGGTCGGCCATCCTCTTCGTCCTTGCGGCGGCGAGAAGTTCACGGCCTATCGCCGAACGCCACTCCCACTCGTAGGCCGCGAGGGGCTCGCCGCGGAGCAGGTGATTCGCCGCCGCAAGCCCGGCAAGCCGTCCGCAGATCATCGCGGGCGCAATACCCCCTCCGTTGGACGCGACGACGTGGCCCGCGGCGTCGCCTACGGCGAGGACGTT comes from the Methanoculleus marisnigri JR1 genome and includes:
- a CDS encoding ribonuclease III domain-containing protein, with amino-acid sequence MHRSLTWDLPGIEGRLTTLRDDFVRETPALSMGDAEKFRRWVLDIETIFAKAAVISGTVQPEVEADLGYPLGDREQFVIAMFRPSTRNLFDEIAEHAQSGCWCTLTDANLRELAGLHEVAGALAWIGDAALKIGLLPAIWDPDIAKAGVLTGNRKAYDRNSNLARLCDRWGLYEHRIHFDPDTPRSTRKVDHVKGTLVESVFGILFLREGLKGVASATELLRPPAP